From a single Larus michahellis chromosome 18, bLarMic1.1, whole genome shotgun sequence genomic region:
- the LOC141732866 gene encoding feather keratin Cos2-3-like isoform X2, which yields MSCYNQCLPCRPCGPTPLANSCNEPCIRQCQNSTVFIEPPAVVVTLPGPILSSFPQNTVVGSSTSAAVGSILSCDGVPITSGCCDLSGISRRYSGRRCLPC from the coding sequence atgtcctgctacaaccagtgcctgccctgccggccctgtggcccgacacctctggccaacagctgcaatgagccctgcatcaggcagtgccagaactccaccgtcttcattgagcctcctgctgtggtggtgaccctgcctggccccatcctcagctccttcccacagaacaccgttgtgggatcctccacctccgctgccgttggcagcatcctcagctgtgatggagtgcccatcacctctgggtgctgtgacctctctggcatttccagacGCTACAGTGGCAGAAGGTGCCTCCCCTGCTAA